The DNA region TGATAAAACACAACAATTGATTTGGGTTGTTCCAAACAATTTTCATATCTaatcatatatttttaaaatttattctgccattaaaatgttgaaaatgaatcaaacaagcccagcctgtgcAGTCACCCCAATTTCACTGACTCCATCAGTGACCCCTGATGGAGTCAGTCAGTACTTGTTTTATAACAAGTTGTTTGTACTGGAGGAGAAATCCCTTTGCGTTCCCCCTGTATTACCTCTTGATATGGTATAAACACTTTGGACCCTTCTGTTCGTGGACCTGGTTGCTAAATGGGAACAGAGTTTGACGATTATAACATAAATAAAGAGTGAAATCAGAATAATGGAGCCAGCCACTGTGAGAATCACTCCTGCAATCAACATATCATTCCAGGGCCCACCTACAGGGTAGGGGTCAGCATTTGCTAGGATTATCAGTACATAACCACTAGTTAGTATCACGAATCCAGTGAACAAAATCACCAGATAATCAATTAACCCTCCACTCCTTAACCTGTCAATCTGAGCCCGACTCCTCACACAGTTCATATCCTGGATAGCAGAGGTCATCAGATGTTTAAAGAGTATAACTAAAGTTAATAAACACAGGAAAATCCCCACTCCCAGCCTCCATTCACCTGATTTATCAGTGGCTGTCGATATTAAAACAATGCCCCCCACTCCAGTTCCAAGGATCAAGACCAATGCCACAGAATAACAGAGGATGGATCTTTTAGTATCTTGGAACCACCACAATTCCATCTGGTCCTCCAGGATACTCTGCTGGATCCGGGAACGATTGGCTGGGTAACGGCCAGAGGTGATCTCAGAAAGCTCAGACATCTGGAGGCGTCTGACGTTCACAAATATCCAAAGGGAAACAAATTTGAGTCAATCTCCAAAGTTTAAGATATTAAATTAGCAAACAGCAAGTTTTGGAAAACAATAAACTATGATTCAAATCTTCAATGTTGTCCAGATTCACTTTGCCGACACATGGAATCAATAGATCAGGAAGCTTATTAAATTATtgttcttggggggggggggcggggcggagcagACAAATTTCAGGAATTCCGTGGGAAGATCAGTCCACAGTAAAGTAAGCCATTTACTTCAGTTTGCGAAATCACACTTTTGACACATACTTTAGTGCTATAATCTTTAACTCAACACCTCCAGGAATTCTTCAACATCTTGGAATCACAGTTCGACATATTCCTTGATATCTTAGCATGGTTTGAGGatgttccttcactgtagggTCGCATAAATCATTCCAAAGTTTCACGAGATTACCCTCCTTTCAGGCACACACTTCCTTATTTCATAACCTCTGTCATGCTTCTTTTAGTAGTGTCGTTGGTTATATGTGTCAATCTCTGGTTCAGGAAATCTCCCAGTATTGTTCTTTCCATGCAAAGACTGAGAACCGAATGCAGTGAACTTATAAATTGTCCACAGAATATCACCACAATATACCATCGGAGAATGTTGGAGCCGCGCTTCACCTGTGGTTAGACTTGCTGCAGTGGCGTTTCTCTCAGGAATTACATTTCTCTTGTTCACACAATATTTCGTTACTTACTCATTGTATGCTTGAGCTCTTTTTGAAATTTCCAACATCTTCAGGTGCATTTCCTGGTTTAGAATGAGTAACTAATTTACATTCAACTCTTAAAAAGTCCTGTTATGTACAAACTGACTGTAGAAAAGAATTGCAGCTTCCCAGCTCAACTGCATCTCCGACAGGTATAACCTGTTTTACAGGTGTGAGACTTGTAGATCTCGCTCAGAGTCTGACGAACTTCCCAATGTTGCTTTTTCTTGACCTTTTCCAGTGGAGTCTGTGGAAAGCACAAAAAAATCTTCAGACCCTGTTCTCCTGATGTAAATCCCTCTGTCAAAGCCTTCTCTGCAACGAGTCTCTTTTCTGCTTTATACCCTTGATCTGTTCAAACCTCTTAAATGTGGAGTTTTCATTTCCTGATCCCGCAGGTGAATTCTTTCAGTGCTTCCTCAAGTGACTCTGATTTATTTAAGCAAGAATTGTTTCAGTTGAGCCTCAATCTCGTCGCCCAGGTGTATAGGATCTTGATTCTCAGAATGCGTTTTGGGATTTTTCCAGCGCACTTCAGTCTCTTTGTTCCAGGCTGTTGGTTCTGGTAAACCTCTTGTGATTATATTTTGACTccacctacttctgctcccatttaGGTGTACGTAGGTTAGTACAAACAGGTGCTTAAAGGGCAcatttaatccagaatctcacaaAGCGTTGAATACTCGGATATTCAGATTTTATTGGTGCTgaattttatttgctgcaatgTAATTAGATTTGATTTGTAGTCTTTCATATGGATACTAATGTAGTGTAGATGGACtcaggcttaacactgcaattataTTGCTGACTTGTCACTATTTGGAAACAGTAGAACCCATTGATAAAGACCAAATGCTATGTATATTTGGAAATACATTTTTTCTCTCTCAAACATTGGAGGGGAGAGGAAAGGACATTGGTTGCCTGTCTCAACAAAACACACACAACCCTTTTGCAAAAGTTAATGGGTAAAGTTCCTGTTTTCCAGTCCTTCAGGGTCTCAGCTTTAATTCTAGTCTATCTTGAACTTCCAAATGCTTTttatgggaggtgatggccgagtggtattatcgttagcctATTAatgcagcaactcagctaatgttctggggactcgggtttgaattctgccacggcagatggtggaatttgaattcaatttttaaaaatctggaattaagaatttactgatgaccatgaaaccattgtcgattgtcggaaaaacccatctggttcactaatgtcctttagggaaggaaatct from Mustelus asterias chromosome 8, sMusAst1.hap1.1, whole genome shotgun sequence includes:
- the LOC144497468 gene encoding transmembrane protein 125-like, with translation MSELSEITSGRYPANRSRIQQSILEDQMELWWFQDTKRSILCYSVALVLILGTGVGGIVLISTATDKSGEWRLGVGIFLCLLTLVILFKHLMTSAIQDMNCVRSRAQIDRLRSGGLIDYLVILFTGFVILTSGYVLIILANADPYPVGGPWNDMLIAGVILTVAGSIILISLFIYVIIVKLCSHLATRSTNRRVQSVYTISRGNTGGTQRDFSSSTNNLL